The Populus trichocarpa isolate Nisqually-1 chromosome 2, P.trichocarpa_v4.1, whole genome shotgun sequence genome has a window encoding:
- the LOC7480012 gene encoding calcium-transporting ATPase 12, plasma membrane-type, with the protein MTSSKPTHIDSSILLASTISQAQKRWRIAYLAICSVRAMLSLVREMTSETNSHQYSGILHSVSYTVLDTEPTGSKNQKKGRESTFNISDDDQMKFTKMVKEKDLASLNNLGGVEGVATAFGINSKTGITGHDEEVRRRREMFGPNTYHKPPPKGFLFFALEAFRDTTILILLVCAALALGFGIKQHGVKEGWYEGGSIFVAVFLVIVVSASSNFRQETQFDKLSKISNNIKVDVLRNERRQQISIFDIVVGDIVFLNIGDQIPADGLFLDGHSLEVDESSMTGESDHVAVNTQENPFLFSGSKIADGYARMLVTSVGMNTAWGEMMSSITRDSNERTPLQARLDKLTSSIGKVGLSVAFVVLVVMLVRYFTGNTKDDKGKKEYIGSRTDTDDVLNAVVRIVAAAVTIVVVAIPEGLPLAVTLTLAYSMKRMMADQAMVRKLSACETMGSATVICTDKTGTLTLNKMKVTKFWLGQEPIEEDSYKTIAPSILEVFHQGVSLNTTGSVYKSATGSVPEFSGSPTEKAILSWAVSELGMDMEKLKESCTILHVETFNSEKKRSGVSIRKKADNTVHVHWKGAAEMILALCSSYYDSRGSIKSMDEDERSKIEKIIQGMAASSLRCIAFAHKRITEEGMKDNDGEPHQRLQEDGLTLLGIVGLKDPCRIGAKKAVEICKAAGVSVKMITGDNIFTAKAIATECGILELKSQVDSEEVVEGVVFRNYTDEQRMEKVDKIRVMARSSPFDKLLMVQCLRQKGHVVAVTGDGTNDAPALKEADIGLSMGIQGTEVAKESSDIVILDDNFTSVATVLRWGRCVYNNIQKFIQFQLTVNVAALVINFIAAVSAGEVPLTAVQLLWVNLIMDTLGALALATERPTDELMEMSPVGRTAPLITNIMWRNLLAQAFYQITILLTLQFAGESIFNVSAEVNDTLIFNTFVLCQVFNEFNARNMEKQNVFKGIHRNHLFLGIIATTIVLQVVMVEFLKKFASTERLNWWQWVTCIAFAAVSWPIGWFVKLIPVSGKPFLSHLKRPVATYKRVMHSIYFRGTS; encoded by the coding sequence atgACAAGCAGCAAGCCAACACATATCGACAGCAGCATATTGCTTGCCAGCACCATTAGCCAAGCCCAGAAGAGGTGGCGCATTGCTTATCTAGCTATCTGCTCGGTCAGGGCAATGCTTTCTCTCGTAAGAGAGATGACATCAGAAACTAACAGCCATCAGTACTCTGGGATTTTGCACTCTGTTTCCTACACTGTGCTTGATACGGAGCCAACCGGTTCCAAAAATCAGAAGAAAGGGCGTGAATCGACTTTCAATATATCTGAcgatgatcaaatgaaattcaCTAAAATGGTGAAGGAGAAAGACTTGGCATCTCTTAACAATCTTGGAGGAGTTGAAGGTGTCGCCACAGCTTTTGGGATAAACTCAAAAACTGGAATCACTGGTCATGACGAAGAAGTCAGAAGGCGGCGTGAGATGTTCGGTCCCAACACTTACCATAAGCCACCGCCaaaaggatttttatttttcgcGCTGGAAGCTTTTAGAGACACCACCATTCTTATTCTGCTGGTGTGCGCTGCTCTTGCCCTTGGTTTTGGCATCAAACAACACGGCGTAAAGGAGGGCTGGTACGAAGGTGGGAGTATCTTTGTTGCAGTCTTTCTGGTCATTGTTGTCTCTGCGTCCAGCAACTTTAGACAGGAAACACAATTCGACAAGCTATCGAAGATAAGTAACAATATTAAGGTCGATGTTCTTAGAAATGAAAGGCGACAGCAAATATCcatatttgatattgttgtcGGAGATATTGTCTTCTTGAATATTGGTGATCAAATTCCTGCTGATGGCTTGTTCTTGGATGGACACTCTTTGGAAGTGGACGAGTCAAGCATGACGGGAGAGAGTGACCATGTAGCAGTCAACACCCAAGAGAATCCCTTCTTATTTTCTGGTTCGAAAATTGCTGATGGATATGCTCGAATGCTTGTGACATCTGTGGGGATGAACACGGCATGGGGGGAAATGATGAGCTCAATAACTCGTGACTCCAATGAACGAACACCACTACAAGCTCGGCTCGACAAACTAACTTCTTCTATTGGGAAGGTCGGCCTTTCAGTTGCTTTTGTAGTGCTTGTAGTCATGTTGGTTCGTTACTTCACTGGAAATACAAAAGATGACAAGGGGAAGAAGGAGTACATCGGTAGCAGAACAGATACGGATGATGTGTTAAATGCAGTTGTACGCATTGTTGCTGCTGCAGTCACTATTGTGGTTGTTGCAATTCCTGAAGGTTTGCCGTTGGCAGTCACCTTAACACTAGCTTACTCTATGAAGAGAATGATGGCTGACCAAGCAATGGTCAGAAAACTTTCAGCTTGTGAAACAATGGGCTCAGCCACAGTAATTTGCACTGACAAAACAGGCACACTGACACTAAATAAGATGAAAGTAACCAAGTTCTGGCTTGGCCAGGAACCCATTGAGGAAGATTCTTACAAAACAATTGCTCCATCAATTCTTGAAGTATTCCACCAAGGAGTCAGTTTAAACACGACTGGTAGTGTCTACAAATCTGCAACAGGATCTGTGCCTGAGTTTTCAGGCAGTCCAACTGAAAAGGCTATTCTTTCATGGGCCGTTTCTGAACTGGGCATGGATATGGAAAAATTGAAGGAAAGTTGTACCATTCTTCATGTTGAAACTTTCAACTCAGAGAAGAAACGAAGTGGGGTTTCAATAAGGAAGAAGGCTGACAATACTGTTCATGTACATTGGAAAGGGGCTGCTGAGATGATATtagctttgtgttcaagttaTTATGACAGTCGTGGCAGCATAAAGTCCATGGACGAAGATGAAAGAAGTAAAATCGAGAAAATAATCCAAGGTATGGCGGCTAGTAGCCTTCGATGCATTGCGTTTGCTCATAAAAGGATCACAGAGGAAGGAATGAAAGACAACGACGGGGAGCCACACCAGAGGCTACAAGAAGATGGTTTGACCTTGTTAGGGATAGTTGGGCTGAAGGATCCGTGTAGAATTGGAGCCAAGAAAGCGGTGGAAATTTGCAAAGCTGCCGGAGTGAGCGTGAAAATGATAACTGGTGACAATATTTTCACAGCAAAAGCTATAGCAACAGAATGCGGCATATTAGAGCTCAAAAGCCAAGTTGACAGTGAAGAAGTGGTGGAAGGTGTTGTATTTCGTAACTACACGGATGAACAGAGAATGGAGAAGGTAGATAAGATCCGTGTGATGGCAAGGTCCTCCCCTTTCGACAAACTTCTAATGGTACAATGCCTGAGACAGAAAGGTCATGTTGTTGCAGTCACAGGAGATGGCACGAATGATGCACCTGCATTAAAAGAAGCAGATATAGGACTCTCTATGGGCATCCAAGGTACTGAGGTTGCCAAGGAGAGCTCAGATATTGTGATTTTGGATGATAACTTTACTTCTGTGGCTACTGTTTTGAGGTGGGGGCGGTGTGTATACAACAATATTCAGAAATTTATTCAGTTCCAACTAACTGTGAACGTTGCAGCTCTTGTGATCAACTTTATTGCAGCAGTTTCAGCCGGTGAGGTTCCATTAACAGCCGTTCAGTTGTTGTGGGTAAACCTCATCATGGATACATTGGGAGCTCTGGCCCTTGCTACAGAGCGACCCACTGATGAGCTAATGGAGATGTCACCAGTGGGGCGAACTGCGCCCCTCATCACTAATATAATGTGGAGAAATCTTCTAGCTCAAGCTTTTTATCAGATAACAATATTATTGACATTACAGTTTGCAGGCGAGTCTATCTTCAATGTAAGTGCAGAGGTTAACGATACACTAATATTCAACACTTTTGTGCTTTGCCAAGTTTTCAACGAATTCAATGCAAGGAATATGGAAAAGCAGAACGTATTCAAAGGCATTCACAGGAACCATTTGTTTCTGGGAATCATCGCCACTACTATTGTTCTTCAGGTGGTGATGGTGGAATTCCTGAAGAAGTTTGCAAGTACAGAGAGGTTGAACTGGTGGCAGTGGGTGACTTGTATTGCATTTGCTGCTGTGTCATGGCCAATTGGTTGGTTTGTGAAACTTATTCCAGTTTCAGGCAAACCATTCCTCAGTCACCTCAAGCGGCCGGTAGCAACATATAAAAGAGTCATGCATTCCATATACTTCAGAGGAACGTCTTAG